One window of Oncorhynchus kisutch isolate 150728-3 unplaced genomic scaffold, Okis_V2 Okis05a-Okis16b_hom, whole genome shotgun sequence genomic DNA carries:
- the LOC109877641 gene encoding R3H domain-containing protein 2 isoform X11, giving the protein MRMSDPVTVKDISRTETMKVCEAGVELEAADWTDTTTLGADSRQNGVKDKPKPSGSLVPEHNATGHQDGSCCDNKRETSQISQSFDKEELSAKEEKEKVEKPEKMSRKMLSRDSSQDYTDSTGIDLHEFLVNTLKNNPRDRMMLLKLEQDILDFISNNESQKRKFPPMTSYHRMLLHRVAAYFGMDHNVDPTGKSVIINKTSNTRIPDQKFSEHIKDDKTDDFQKRYILKRDNASFDREDGMIRMRLKDDRRSKSIEEREEDYQRARDRIFAPDGDHFHLDGRSPDEEACISTQQRRQLFRLGDGRSASSRQSSSENDPKNCDARPWSSTDSDSSNRNLRPTMTKASSFSSISVLIRGDSSASSKSTGRLSKTGQPFVNPDGSAVVYNPSMTSQQGGRSQQSLAPPLPPPAPHQPTNHVLSQQEGLAAQFSHMSVVRQASSDVTNGGPHPAMYPSGPVVLQAPLQHQQTGYMVAPPGPPVVGQTQAYPGPAHPMSQPVMQQQQGYMPQQMHTCYCAPAQDPHSHCNQHYRPVSPVHYTSPQNQPLPQQPGYHAVMPNQPQVPQHQNLVNNQQHSNMGNHMTAFMVQYPSMPSYQVSMPQGSQNMPPHQQACQQPMMIQSHPSQAPMAMSGMQVYYSVMPPNQHSTMSPSMGFLPPAGAEQMQFPRASSPCGTQQLPGQQCSGVLPGPHSGGMVMMQLTLPPNHQPRAHSPPQWKHNRYYSLDHTRSQRSSEQLNNSQNSPQLGGPSTPPAQPQAPTHQLTSIKNLRSAGLTPIPIMTQFPRPFGPGQAVDGRYPLLGQPLQYNPAIRPPLIHGTHHMIPNHHHGPMGIRHHGGRGRRPPPRKSLSSDLSVGDPVNGGVLEVLELPEGISRTEADSLLGELYRGGAMIKWLSETQQHQHQSGETLLKHCGAGGDGNNGDTNTDTTSCSKPPSSNHNDLASTYTILAVFPSRYAAQNALLRHSGPAGPGPILTTTFKLRTSKRHSDEFHNQERTTSQ; this is encoded by the exons ATATCCCAGTCCTTTGATAAGGAGGAGCTGTCTGccaaggaggagaaagagaaggtggAGAAACCAGAGAAGATGTCCAGGAAAATGCTGTcaagag ATTCCAGCCAGGACTACACAGACTCTACTGGAATAGACCTGCATGAGTTCCTGGTCAACACTCTAAAGAACAACCCCAGAGACAGAATGATGCTGTTGAAGTTGGAGCAGGACATTCTGGATTTTATCAGTAATAATGA AAGCCAGAAGAGGAAGTTCCCTCCCATGACTTCGTACCATAGAATGCTGCTACATCGAGTGGCTGCCTACTTTGGCATGGATCACAATGTTGACCCCACTGGGAAGTCTGTCATCATCAACAAAACTAGCAATACAAGAAT ACCAGATCAAAAATTCTCAGAACACATAAAAGACGACAAAACGGATGATTTCCAAAAACGCTACATTCTCAAAAGAGACAACGCCAGCTTCGACCGGGAAGACGGCATG ATACGAATGCGCCTGAAAGACGACAGGAGAAGCAAATCTAtcgaggagagggaggaagactaTCAGAGAGCCAGGGACAGGATATTTGCACCAGAT GGAGATCATTTCCACCTAGATGGAAG GAGCCCTGATGAAGAGGCTTGTATCAGCACTCAACAGAGGCGGCAACTCTTCAG ACTAGGGGACGGGCGGTCAGCCAGCAGTAGACAGAGCAGCTCTGAGAATGACCCCAAGAACTGTGATGCCCGGCCGTGGAGCAGCACTGATTCAGACAGCTCCAACCGTAACCTGAGGCCGACCATGACCAAGGCCAGCAGCTTCAGCAGCATCTCTGTCCTCATCAGAGGAGACAGCTCAGCCAGCAGCAAGAGCACTGGACGCCTCTCCAAAACAG GCCAACCCTTTGTGAACCCTGACGGCAGTGCTGTGGTCTACAACCCCTCGATGACCTCACAGCAAGGTGGGAGGAGCCAGCAGTCCTTGGCCCCTCCCCTACCACCCCCAGCCCCGCACCAGCCAACCAATCACGTCCTCTCCCAG CAAGAAGGGCTGGCTGCCCAGTTCAGCCACATGAGTGTGGTGCGCCAGGCGTCCAGCGACGTCACTAACGGTGGCCCCCACCCTGCCATGTACCCCTCGGGCCCTGTGGTGCTCCAGGCCCCCCTGCAGCACCAGCAGACTGGCTACATGGTGGCCCCTCCAGGGCCCCCTGTGGTGGGGCAAACCCAGGCCTACCCCGGCCCTGCACACCCTATGAGCCAGCCGGTCATGCAGCAGCAGCAGGGCTACATGCCACAGCAG ATGCACACATGTTACTGTGCTCCAGCCCAGGACCCCCACTCCCACTGCAACCAGCACTATCGCCCTGTCAGCCCCGTGCACTACACCAGCCCCCAGAACCAGCCTCTTCCCCAGCagccag GTTACCACGCTGTGATGCCAAATCAGCCCCAAGTCCCTCAGCATCAGAACCTGGTGAACAACCAGCAGCACAGCAATATGGGAAATCACATGACGGCCTTCATGGTCCAGTACCCTTCAATGCCGTCTTATCAG GTATCAATGCCCCAGGGGTCTCAGAACATGCCTCCACATCAGCAGGCATGTCAACAGCCCATGATGATCCAGAGCCATCCAAGCCAAGCTCCCATGGCCATGTCAGGCATGCAGGTTTACTACAGTGTCATGCCCCCAAATCAACACAGCACCATGAG TCCATCGATGGGTTTCTTACCTCCTGCTGGGGCAGAGCAGATGCAGTTTCCCCGGGCTTCGTCTCCGTGTGGAACCCAGCAGCTACCAGGACAGCAGTGCTCAG GTGTGCTCCCCGGTCCTCACAGTGGTGGGATGGTGATGATGCAGCTGACCCTGCCCCCTAACCACCAGCccagagcccactcccctccacagTGGAAACACAACAGATACTACAGTCTGGATCACACACGCAGCCAGAGGTCCTCAGAACAACTAAATAACTCACAG AACAGTCCTCAGCTGGGCGGCCCCAGCACGCCTCCAGCCCAGCCCCAAGCCCCAACCCACCAACTCACCTCCATAAAGAACCTCCGCTCGGCCGGCCTCACCCCCATCCCCATAATGACCCAGTTCCCCAGACCCTTCGGCCCAGGGCAGGCAGTGGACGGCAGATACCCATTGCTGGGTCAACCCCTCCAGTACAACCCTGCCATCAGGCCTCCGCTGATCCATGGCACACACCACATgatccccaaccaccaccac GGCCCAATGGGAATCCGGCATCATGGGGGGCGAGGGAGGAGACCACCACCTAGGAAGTCATTATCATCAGATCTTAGTGTAGGTGACCCAg TGAACGGTGGAGTCCTGGAGGTGCTGGAGCTACCAGAGGGCATCAGTCGTACGGAGGCAGACTCTCTCCTGGGGGAACTGTACAGAGGAGGGGCCATGATCAAGTGGTTGTCTGAGACCCAACAGCACCAACACCAGTCTGGTGAAACCCTGCTGAAGCACTGTGGGGCTGGGGGGGACGGTAACAACGGtgacacaaacactgacactacttCCTGTTCCAAACCCCCCAGTAGTAACCATAATGACCTGGCGTCCACCTACACCATCCTGGCTGTGTTTCCCTCCAGGTACGCAGCTCAGAACGCCTTGCTCAGACACAGTGGCCCTGCCGGCCCTGGACCCATTCTTACCACCACGTTCAAACTCAGAACTAGCAAGAGACACTCTGATGAGTTTCACAACCAGGAGAGGACCACCTCTCAATAA
- the LOC109877641 gene encoding R3H domain-containing protein 1 isoform X5 produces MRMSDPVTVKDISRTETMKVCEAGVELEAADWTDTTTLGADSRQNGVKDKPKPSGSLVPEHNATGHQDGSCCDNKRETSQQQSPVSAGQSVRGSKSRAKVKLVRSLAVCEESSPPFLTAHQLTPDPQISQSFDKEELSAKEEKEKVEKPEKMSRKMLSRDSSQDYTDSTGIDLHEFLVNTLKNNPRDRMMLLKLEQDILDFISNNESQKRKFPPMTSYHRMLLHRVAAYFGMDHNVDPTGKSVIINKTSNTRIPDQKFSEHIKDDKTDDFQKRYILKRDNASFDREDGMGDHFHLDGRSPDEEACISTQQRRQLFRLGDGRSASSRQSSSENDPKNCDARPWSSTDSDSSNRNLRPTMTKASSFSSISVLIRGDSSASSKSTGRLSKTGSESSNSVGSSTSSISRPQVLHLPLPVPAALTQAAGPVGGPSTVLPTPSSSSASSAATAPSSSRASVHCDRGSRNGPAPASGPAPTQATANATSYYLLPPEATGIPPGSILVNPHTGQPFVNPDGSAVVYNPSMTSQQGGRSQQSLAPPLPPPAPHQPTNHVLSQPVRHLQPSAPQPIQYSTISYPPPQFLPLSSNQQYTLQEGLAAQFSHMSVVRQASSDVTNGGPHPAMYPSGPVVLQAPLQHQQTGYMVAPPGPPVVGQTQAYPGPAHPMSQPVMQQQQGYMPQQMHTCYCAPAQDPHSHCNQHYRPVSPVHYTSPQNQPLPQQPGYHAVMPNQPQVPQHQNLVNNQQHSNMGNHMTAFMVQYPSMPSYQVSMPQGSQNMPPHQQACQQPMMIQSHPSQAPMAMSGMQVYYSVMPPNQHSTMSPSMGFLPPAGAEQMQFPRASSPCGTQQLPGQQCSGVLPGPHSGGMVMMQLTLPPNHQPRAHSPPQWKHNRYYSLDHTRSQRSSEQLNNSQNSPQLGGPSTPPAQPQAPTHQLTSIKNLRSAGLTPIPIMTQFPRPFGPGQAVDGRYPLLGQPLQYNPAIRPPLIHGTHHMIPNHHHGPMGIRHHGGRGRRPPPRKSLSSDLSVGDPVNGGVLEVLELPEGISRTEADSLLGELYRGGAMIKWLSETQQHQHQSGETLLKHCGAGGDGNNGDTNTDTTSCSKPPSSNHNDLASTYTILAVFPSRYAAQNALLRHSGPAGPGPILTTTFKLRTSKRHSDEFHNQERTTSQ; encoded by the exons TCCAGGGCCAAGGTAAAGTTAGTACGGAGCCTGGCTGTCTGTGAAgagtcctctcctccctttctaaCTGCACACCAGCTGACTCCAGATCCTCAG ATATCCCAGTCCTTTGATAAGGAGGAGCTGTCTGccaaggaggagaaagagaaggtggAGAAACCAGAGAAGATGTCCAGGAAAATGCTGTcaagag ATTCCAGCCAGGACTACACAGACTCTACTGGAATAGACCTGCATGAGTTCCTGGTCAACACTCTAAAGAACAACCCCAGAGACAGAATGATGCTGTTGAAGTTGGAGCAGGACATTCTGGATTTTATCAGTAATAATGA AAGCCAGAAGAGGAAGTTCCCTCCCATGACTTCGTACCATAGAATGCTGCTACATCGAGTGGCTGCCTACTTTGGCATGGATCACAATGTTGACCCCACTGGGAAGTCTGTCATCATCAACAAAACTAGCAATACAAGAAT ACCAGATCAAAAATTCTCAGAACACATAAAAGACGACAAAACGGATGATTTCCAAAAACGCTACATTCTCAAAAGAGACAACGCCAGCTTCGACCGGGAAGACGGCATG GGAGATCATTTCCACCTAGATGGAAG GAGCCCTGATGAAGAGGCTTGTATCAGCACTCAACAGAGGCGGCAACTCTTCAG ACTAGGGGACGGGCGGTCAGCCAGCAGTAGACAGAGCAGCTCTGAGAATGACCCCAAGAACTGTGATGCCCGGCCGTGGAGCAGCACTGATTCAGACAGCTCCAACCGTAACCTGAGGCCGACCATGACCAAGGCCAGCAGCTTCAGCAGCATCTCTGTCCTCATCAGAGGAGACAGCTCAGCCAGCAGCAAGAGCACTGGACGCCTCTCCAAAACAG gtTCTGAGTCTTCTAATAGTGTAGGGTCTTCTACGAGTTCCATCTCTCGCCCCCAAGTACTCCACCTGCCTCTCCCTGTCCCAGCTGCTCTAACCCAGGCAGCCGGCCCTGTCGGGGGCCCCAGCACGGTGCTACctacaccctcctcctcctctgcgtCCTCCGCTGCCACGGCCCCCAGCAGTAGTAGAGCTTCTGTACACTGTGATCGGGGCAGCAGGAATGGCCCGGCACCTGCATCCGGCCCAGCGCCAACCCAGGCCACTGCTAATGCTACTAGTTACTATTTGCTTCCCCCAGAAGCCACAGGGATACCGCCTGGCAGTATACTGGTCAACCCACACACAG GCCAACCCTTTGTGAACCCTGACGGCAGTGCTGTGGTCTACAACCCCTCGATGACCTCACAGCAAGGTGGGAGGAGCCAGCAGTCCTTGGCCCCTCCCCTACCACCCCCAGCCCCGCACCAGCCAACCAATCACGTCCTCTCCCAG CCGGTTCGGCATCTCCAGCCCTCTGCTCCACAGCCGATCCAGTACTCAACCATCTCTTACCCTCCTCCTCAGTTCCTGCCACTCTCCTCTAACCAACAATACACTTTG CAAGAAGGGCTGGCTGCCCAGTTCAGCCACATGAGTGTGGTGCGCCAGGCGTCCAGCGACGTCACTAACGGTGGCCCCCACCCTGCCATGTACCCCTCGGGCCCTGTGGTGCTCCAGGCCCCCCTGCAGCACCAGCAGACTGGCTACATGGTGGCCCCTCCAGGGCCCCCTGTGGTGGGGCAAACCCAGGCCTACCCCGGCCCTGCACACCCTATGAGCCAGCCGGTCATGCAGCAGCAGCAGGGCTACATGCCACAGCAG ATGCACACATGTTACTGTGCTCCAGCCCAGGACCCCCACTCCCACTGCAACCAGCACTATCGCCCTGTCAGCCCCGTGCACTACACCAGCCCCCAGAACCAGCCTCTTCCCCAGCagccag GTTACCACGCTGTGATGCCAAATCAGCCCCAAGTCCCTCAGCATCAGAACCTGGTGAACAACCAGCAGCACAGCAATATGGGAAATCACATGACGGCCTTCATGGTCCAGTACCCTTCAATGCCGTCTTATCAG GTATCAATGCCCCAGGGGTCTCAGAACATGCCTCCACATCAGCAGGCATGTCAACAGCCCATGATGATCCAGAGCCATCCAAGCCAAGCTCCCATGGCCATGTCAGGCATGCAGGTTTACTACAGTGTCATGCCCCCAAATCAACACAGCACCATGAG TCCATCGATGGGTTTCTTACCTCCTGCTGGGGCAGAGCAGATGCAGTTTCCCCGGGCTTCGTCTCCGTGTGGAACCCAGCAGCTACCAGGACAGCAGTGCTCAG GTGTGCTCCCCGGTCCTCACAGTGGTGGGATGGTGATGATGCAGCTGACCCTGCCCCCTAACCACCAGCccagagcccactcccctccacagTGGAAACACAACAGATACTACAGTCTGGATCACACACGCAGCCAGAGGTCCTCAGAACAACTAAATAACTCACAG AACAGTCCTCAGCTGGGCGGCCCCAGCACGCCTCCAGCCCAGCCCCAAGCCCCAACCCACCAACTCACCTCCATAAAGAACCTCCGCTCGGCCGGCCTCACCCCCATCCCCATAATGACCCAGTTCCCCAGACCCTTCGGCCCAGGGCAGGCAGTGGACGGCAGATACCCATTGCTGGGTCAACCCCTCCAGTACAACCCTGCCATCAGGCCTCCGCTGATCCATGGCACACACCACATgatccccaaccaccaccac GGCCCAATGGGAATCCGGCATCATGGGGGGCGAGGGAGGAGACCACCACCTAGGAAGTCATTATCATCAGATCTTAGTGTAGGTGACCCAg TGAACGGTGGAGTCCTGGAGGTGCTGGAGCTACCAGAGGGCATCAGTCGTACGGAGGCAGACTCTCTCCTGGGGGAACTGTACAGAGGAGGGGCCATGATCAAGTGGTTGTCTGAGACCCAACAGCACCAACACCAGTCTGGTGAAACCCTGCTGAAGCACTGTGGGGCTGGGGGGGACGGTAACAACGGtgacacaaacactgacactacttCCTGTTCCAAACCCCCCAGTAGTAACCATAATGACCTGGCGTCCACCTACACCATCCTGGCTGTGTTTCCCTCCAGGTACGCAGCTCAGAACGCCTTGCTCAGACACAGTGGCCCTGCCGGCCCTGGACCCATTCTTACCACCACGTTCAAACTCAGAACTAGCAAGAGACACTCTGATGAGTTTCACAACCAGGAGAGGACCACCTCTCAATAA
- the LOC109877641 gene encoding R3H domain-containing protein 1 isoform X4: protein MRMSDPVTVKDISRTETMKVCEAGVELEAADWTDTTTLGADSRQNGVKDKPKPSGSLVPEHNATGHQDGSCCDNKRETSQSRAKVKLVRSLAVCEESSPPFLTAHQLTPDPQISQSFDKEELSAKEEKEKVEKPEKMSRKMLSRDSSQDYTDSTGIDLHEFLVNTLKNNPRDRMMLLKLEQDILDFISNNESQKRKFPPMTSYHRMLLHRVAAYFGMDHNVDPTGKSVIINKTSNTRIPDQKFSEHIKDDKTDDFQKRYILKRDNASFDREDGMIRMRLKDDRRSKSIEEREEDYQRARDRIFAPDGDHFHLDGRSPDEEACISTQQRRQLFRLGDGRSASSRQSSSENDPKNCDARPWSSTDSDSSNRNLRPTMTKASSFSSISVLIRGDSSASSKSTGRLSKTGSESSNSVGSSTSSISRPQVLHLPLPVPAALTQAAGPVGGPSTVLPTPSSSSASSAATAPSSSRASVHCDRGSRNGPAPASGPAPTQATANATSYYLLPPEATGIPPGSILVNPHTGQPFVNPDGSAVVYNPSMTSQQGGRSQQSLAPPLPPPAPHQPTNHVLSQPVRHLQPSAPQPIQYSTISYPPPQFLPLSSNQQYTLQEGLAAQFSHMSVVRQASSDVTNGGPHPAMYPSGPVVLQAPLQHQQTGYMVAPPGPPVVGQTQAYPGPAHPMSQPVMQQQQGYMPQQMHTCYCAPAQDPHSHCNQHYRPVSPVHYTSPQNQPLPQQPGYHAVMPNQPQVPQHQNLVNNQQHSNMGNHMTAFMVQYPSMPSYQVSMPQGSQNMPPHQQACQQPMMIQSHPSQAPMAMSGMQVYYSVMPPNQHSTMSPSMGFLPPAGAEQMQFPRASSPCGTQQLPGQQCSGVLPGPHSGGMVMMQLTLPPNHQPRAHSPPQWKHNRYYSLDHTRSQRSSEQLNNSQNSPQLGGPSTPPAQPQAPTHQLTSIKNLRSAGLTPIPIMTQFPRPFGPGQAVDGRYPLLGQPLQYNPAIRPPLIHGTHHMIPNHHHGPMGIRHHGGRGRRPPPRKSLSSDLSVGDPVNGGVLEVLELPEGISRTEADSLLGELYRGGAMIKWLSETQQHQHQSGETLLKHCGAGGDGNNGDTNTDTTSCSKPPSSNHNDLASTYTILAVFPSRYAAQNALLRHSGPAGPGPILTTTFKLRTSKRHSDEFHNQERTTSQ from the exons TCCAGGGCCAAGGTAAAGTTAGTACGGAGCCTGGCTGTCTGTGAAgagtcctctcctccctttctaaCTGCACACCAGCTGACTCCAGATCCTCAG ATATCCCAGTCCTTTGATAAGGAGGAGCTGTCTGccaaggaggagaaagagaaggtggAGAAACCAGAGAAGATGTCCAGGAAAATGCTGTcaagag ATTCCAGCCAGGACTACACAGACTCTACTGGAATAGACCTGCATGAGTTCCTGGTCAACACTCTAAAGAACAACCCCAGAGACAGAATGATGCTGTTGAAGTTGGAGCAGGACATTCTGGATTTTATCAGTAATAATGA AAGCCAGAAGAGGAAGTTCCCTCCCATGACTTCGTACCATAGAATGCTGCTACATCGAGTGGCTGCCTACTTTGGCATGGATCACAATGTTGACCCCACTGGGAAGTCTGTCATCATCAACAAAACTAGCAATACAAGAAT ACCAGATCAAAAATTCTCAGAACACATAAAAGACGACAAAACGGATGATTTCCAAAAACGCTACATTCTCAAAAGAGACAACGCCAGCTTCGACCGGGAAGACGGCATG ATACGAATGCGCCTGAAAGACGACAGGAGAAGCAAATCTAtcgaggagagggaggaagactaTCAGAGAGCCAGGGACAGGATATTTGCACCAGAT GGAGATCATTTCCACCTAGATGGAAG GAGCCCTGATGAAGAGGCTTGTATCAGCACTCAACAGAGGCGGCAACTCTTCAG ACTAGGGGACGGGCGGTCAGCCAGCAGTAGACAGAGCAGCTCTGAGAATGACCCCAAGAACTGTGATGCCCGGCCGTGGAGCAGCACTGATTCAGACAGCTCCAACCGTAACCTGAGGCCGACCATGACCAAGGCCAGCAGCTTCAGCAGCATCTCTGTCCTCATCAGAGGAGACAGCTCAGCCAGCAGCAAGAGCACTGGACGCCTCTCCAAAACAG gtTCTGAGTCTTCTAATAGTGTAGGGTCTTCTACGAGTTCCATCTCTCGCCCCCAAGTACTCCACCTGCCTCTCCCTGTCCCAGCTGCTCTAACCCAGGCAGCCGGCCCTGTCGGGGGCCCCAGCACGGTGCTACctacaccctcctcctcctctgcgtCCTCCGCTGCCACGGCCCCCAGCAGTAGTAGAGCTTCTGTACACTGTGATCGGGGCAGCAGGAATGGCCCGGCACCTGCATCCGGCCCAGCGCCAACCCAGGCCACTGCTAATGCTACTAGTTACTATTTGCTTCCCCCAGAAGCCACAGGGATACCGCCTGGCAGTATACTGGTCAACCCACACACAG GCCAACCCTTTGTGAACCCTGACGGCAGTGCTGTGGTCTACAACCCCTCGATGACCTCACAGCAAGGTGGGAGGAGCCAGCAGTCCTTGGCCCCTCCCCTACCACCCCCAGCCCCGCACCAGCCAACCAATCACGTCCTCTCCCAG CCGGTTCGGCATCTCCAGCCCTCTGCTCCACAGCCGATCCAGTACTCAACCATCTCTTACCCTCCTCCTCAGTTCCTGCCACTCTCCTCTAACCAACAATACACTTTG CAAGAAGGGCTGGCTGCCCAGTTCAGCCACATGAGTGTGGTGCGCCAGGCGTCCAGCGACGTCACTAACGGTGGCCCCCACCCTGCCATGTACCCCTCGGGCCCTGTGGTGCTCCAGGCCCCCCTGCAGCACCAGCAGACTGGCTACATGGTGGCCCCTCCAGGGCCCCCTGTGGTGGGGCAAACCCAGGCCTACCCCGGCCCTGCACACCCTATGAGCCAGCCGGTCATGCAGCAGCAGCAGGGCTACATGCCACAGCAG ATGCACACATGTTACTGTGCTCCAGCCCAGGACCCCCACTCCCACTGCAACCAGCACTATCGCCCTGTCAGCCCCGTGCACTACACCAGCCCCCAGAACCAGCCTCTTCCCCAGCagccag GTTACCACGCTGTGATGCCAAATCAGCCCCAAGTCCCTCAGCATCAGAACCTGGTGAACAACCAGCAGCACAGCAATATGGGAAATCACATGACGGCCTTCATGGTCCAGTACCCTTCAATGCCGTCTTATCAG GTATCAATGCCCCAGGGGTCTCAGAACATGCCTCCACATCAGCAGGCATGTCAACAGCCCATGATGATCCAGAGCCATCCAAGCCAAGCTCCCATGGCCATGTCAGGCATGCAGGTTTACTACAGTGTCATGCCCCCAAATCAACACAGCACCATGAG TCCATCGATGGGTTTCTTACCTCCTGCTGGGGCAGAGCAGATGCAGTTTCCCCGGGCTTCGTCTCCGTGTGGAACCCAGCAGCTACCAGGACAGCAGTGCTCAG GTGTGCTCCCCGGTCCTCACAGTGGTGGGATGGTGATGATGCAGCTGACCCTGCCCCCTAACCACCAGCccagagcccactcccctccacagTGGAAACACAACAGATACTACAGTCTGGATCACACACGCAGCCAGAGGTCCTCAGAACAACTAAATAACTCACAG AACAGTCCTCAGCTGGGCGGCCCCAGCACGCCTCCAGCCCAGCCCCAAGCCCCAACCCACCAACTCACCTCCATAAAGAACCTCCGCTCGGCCGGCCTCACCCCCATCCCCATAATGACCCAGTTCCCCAGACCCTTCGGCCCAGGGCAGGCAGTGGACGGCAGATACCCATTGCTGGGTCAACCCCTCCAGTACAACCCTGCCATCAGGCCTCCGCTGATCCATGGCACACACCACATgatccccaaccaccaccac GGCCCAATGGGAATCCGGCATCATGGGGGGCGAGGGAGGAGACCACCACCTAGGAAGTCATTATCATCAGATCTTAGTGTAGGTGACCCAg TGAACGGTGGAGTCCTGGAGGTGCTGGAGCTACCAGAGGGCATCAGTCGTACGGAGGCAGACTCTCTCCTGGGGGAACTGTACAGAGGAGGGGCCATGATCAAGTGGTTGTCTGAGACCCAACAGCACCAACACCAGTCTGGTGAAACCCTGCTGAAGCACTGTGGGGCTGGGGGGGACGGTAACAACGGtgacacaaacactgacactacttCCTGTTCCAAACCCCCCAGTAGTAACCATAATGACCTGGCGTCCACCTACACCATCCTGGCTGTGTTTCCCTCCAGGTACGCAGCTCAGAACGCCTTGCTCAGACACAGTGGCCCTGCCGGCCCTGGACCCATTCTTACCACCACGTTCAAACTCAGAACTAGCAAGAGACACTCTGATGAGTTTCACAACCAGGAGAGGACCACCTCTCAATAA